In Streptomyces chartreusis, the following proteins share a genomic window:
- a CDS encoding (R)-mandelonitrile lyase translates to MEFIKSQPTSKAPAEWFTGDVWWDVIVAGREPSRMRANLVRFAPGSRTHWHAHAVGQTLHVVSGIALIGTRDGTVLEGHPGETVSCPPGEEHWHGAAPDRFMEHLAMWEGTGDGSPETQWAEPVTDAQYNGSRSRNE, encoded by the coding sequence ATGGAATTCATCAAGTCCCAGCCCACCAGCAAGGCACCGGCAGAGTGGTTCACCGGAGATGTGTGGTGGGACGTCATCGTCGCCGGCCGGGAACCCTCCAGAATGCGGGCGAACCTCGTCCGGTTCGCTCCCGGCTCCCGTACCCACTGGCACGCGCACGCCGTGGGCCAGACCCTGCACGTGGTGTCCGGCATCGCCCTGATCGGCACTCGTGACGGCACCGTCCTCGAAGGCCACCCCGGTGAGACCGTCAGCTGCCCGCCCGGCGAGGAGCACTGGCACGGTGCCGCCCCCGACCGCTTCATGGAACACCTCGCCATGTGGGAAGGCACCGGTGACGGTTCCCCCGAGACCCAGTGGGCCGAGCCCGTCACCGACGCGCAGTACAACGGTTCTCGAAGCCGCAACGAGTAG
- a CDS encoding carbohydrate ABC transporter permease: MTSKSVTAKSLPSVRSRGPAVLGRLPVPLRILGYAGVAAVGLLYLMPFVIQLVTGFKTDPDAAAHPLGLIPITPTTAAYQRLFGLSQAGDGVPFLRWLGNSAFIAVVVTAGRVLFDSMAGYALARLRFPGRALLFGFILAVMAVPGIALLIPRFLVLNTFGIFDTYTGMILPLLVDAAGIFIMKQFFESIPREVEEAARVDGAGVFRIFWSVVLPMARPAVITLTILSFQGSWNEFTHFLVATQSSQYETLTTGLARLVSGGLGGGTQYPLKLAAALLSTLPVAVLFFCFQRYFVQDANAGAVK, encoded by the coding sequence ATGACCTCCAAGTCCGTGACCGCCAAGTCCCTGCCGTCTGTACGGTCGCGGGGACCGGCCGTGCTCGGCCGTCTCCCGGTGCCGCTGCGGATCCTCGGATACGCCGGGGTGGCCGCGGTCGGGCTGCTGTACCTCATGCCATTCGTGATCCAGCTGGTGACCGGCTTCAAGACCGACCCCGACGCCGCCGCACACCCCCTCGGCCTGATCCCCATCACCCCTACCACCGCCGCCTACCAGCGCCTGTTCGGACTGAGCCAGGCCGGCGACGGGGTGCCCTTCCTGCGCTGGCTGGGCAACTCGGCTTTCATCGCTGTCGTCGTCACCGCCGGACGGGTGCTGTTCGACTCGATGGCCGGCTACGCCCTGGCGCGGCTGCGCTTCCCCGGCCGTGCCCTGCTGTTCGGCTTCATCCTCGCCGTGATGGCGGTACCGGGCATCGCCCTGCTGATCCCGCGCTTCCTGGTCCTCAACACCTTCGGCATCTTCGACACCTACACCGGCATGATCCTGCCGCTGCTGGTGGACGCGGCGGGCATCTTCATCATGAAGCAGTTCTTCGAGTCGATCCCGCGCGAGGTGGAGGAGGCCGCACGCGTCGACGGCGCCGGCGTCTTCCGCATCTTCTGGTCGGTGGTCCTGCCGATGGCCCGTCCCGCCGTGATCACTCTCACGATCCTCTCCTTCCAGGGCTCGTGGAACGAGTTCACCCACTTCCTCGTGGCCACCCAGTCCAGCCAGTACGAAACCCTCACCACCGGCCTCGCCCGGCTCGTGTCCGGTGGCCTCGGCGGCGGCACCCAGTACCCACTGAAACTCGCGGCCGCTCTGCTCTCCACCCTGCCCGTGGCAGTCCTCTTCTTCTGCTTCCAGCGGTACTTCGTGCAGGACGCCAACGCCGGAGCCGTCAAGTAG